A genomic region of Sciurus carolinensis chromosome 7, mSciCar1.2, whole genome shotgun sequence contains the following coding sequences:
- the Slc17a4 gene encoding probable small intestine urate exporter has product MSTGATAKAAAGDVSSDGGLNTAPEQAPRKGLCSVRHGLALVLQLCNFSIYTQQMNLSIAITAMVNSTVAPSQSNVSTEMPLTDPQDHWNLSRKEFKAVAPAYDWSPEIQGIILSSLNYGSFVAPIPTGYMAGVWGAKYVVGIGLLASSVLTLFIPLAADAGVALLIVLRVIQGIAQVMVLTGQYSIWVKWAPPLERSQLTTIAGSGSMLGTFIVLLTGGLICQNIGWPYVFYIFGGIGCACCLLWFPLVYNDPGKHPFIGADEKRYIMSSLAQQDCLPGWSLPLKAMVLSLPLWAVVVAYFCEYWLFYTVMAYTPTYISSVLQANLRDSGILSALPFVVGCFCIILSGLLADFLLSRRVLRLVTIRKLFTAIGVFFSSGVLVALHWVRSSHSTTMVFLVLSSAFSSLCEAGALVNFLDIAPRYAGFLKGLLQVFAHISGAVSPTVAGILISQDLEVGWRNVFLLAAAVNISGLLFYLIFSRAEVQDWAKEQTFTHL; this is encoded by the exons GTCTCTGTTCTGTCCGACATGGGCTGGCTCTCGTCTTGCAGCTGTGTAATTTTTCGATTTATACCCAACAAATGAACTTGAGCATTGCCATCACAGCCATGGTGAACAGCACAGTGGCTCCCAGCCAGTCCAATGTCTCCACAGAGATGCCCCTCACGGACCCCCAGGACCACTGGAACCTGTCTCGAAAGGAGTTCAAGGCAGTG GCCCCTGCATATGACTGGAGTCCTGAGATCCAGGGGATCATCCTCAGCTCCCTCAACTATGGTTCCTTCGTGGCCCCCATCCCCACGGGCTACATGGCTGGAGTATGGGGAGCCAAGTACGTGGTCGGCATTGGCTTGCTGGCTTCCTCCGTCCTGACCCTCTTCATCCCACTGGCGGCTGACGCTGGAGTGGCCTTGCTCATCGTCCTTCGGGTCATCCAAGGCATAGCCCAG GTTATGGTATTAACAGGTCAATATTCAATTTGGGTCAAATGGGCTCCCCCGCTGGAAAGGAGTCAGCTCACCACCATTGCTGGATCAG GGTCAATGCTGGGGACCTTCATTGTCCTTCTCACTGGTGGCCTCATCTGCCAGAATATAGGATGGCCTTATGTCTTCTATATATTTG GTGGAATTGGCTGTGCCTGCTGCCTTCTCTGGTTTCCTCTTGTTTACAATGACCCTGGGAAGCACCCCTTCATCGGTGCTGATGAGAAGAGATACATCATGAGCTCCCTGGCTCAACAG GACTGTTTGCCAGGTTGGTCTCTCCCCTTGAAAGCTATGGTCCTATCCCTACCACTCTGGGCCGTCGTCGTCGCTTATTTCTGTGAATACTGGCTGTTTTATACCGTGATGGCGTACACACCCACGTACATCAGTTCTGTACTCCAAGCCAACCTCAGAGAC AGTGGGATCCTGTCGGCTCTTCCATTTGTCGTTGGCTGTTTCTGCATTATCCTGTCAGGTCTACTGGCAGATTTTCTCCTCTCCAGAAGAGTCCTCAGACTAGTCACCATCAGGAAGCTCTTCACTGCCATAG GTGTTTTCTTCTCATCTGGGGTCCTTGTGGCCttgcactgggttcgatccagCCACAGCACCACCATGGTCTTCCTGGTGCTGTCTTCTGCCTTCAGCAGCCTCTGTGAAGCGGGAGCCCTTGTTAACTTCTTGGATATCGCTCCTCG GTATGCCGGCTTCCTCAAGGGGCTGCTGCAAGTCTTCGCACACATATCGGGAGCCGTCTCACCCACCGTGGCGGGAATTCTCATCAGTCAG GATTTGGAGGTAGGCTGGAGAAATGTGTTCCTGCTCGCAGCAGCTGTAAACATTTCGGGGCTGCTCTTCTACCTCATCTTCAGCCGAGCAGAGGTGCAGGACTGGGCCAAGGAGCAGACGTTCACCCACCTCTGA